From the genome of Paenibacillus thermoaerophilus:
GACGTGCGCGACGGCGGACAAGTGCTCGCGGCCATGCGCGAATCAAAGCCGGACATCGTGTTCCACCTGGCGGCGCAGCCGCTCGTGCGCGCGTCTTACGCCGATCCTGCGGGCACGTTCGCCGTCAACCTGATGGGGACCGTGAACGTCCTCGAGGCGGCACGCCGCGCCGGTACCGCCCGGGCGGTTGTGCTGGCGACGTCGGACAAATGCTACGTCAACCGGGAATGGGTGCACGGGTACCGAGAGAGCGACCAGCTCGGCGGACGCGATCCTTACTCCGCCAGCAAAGCGTGCGCCGAGCTCGCCGCCGAGGCCTACCGCCTCTCGTACTTCGGCGCGGGCGGCGGGCCCGCCGTTGCTACCGTGCGCGCCGGCAATGTGATTGGCGGCGGCGATTACGCGCCCGACCGGATCGTCCCGGACATCGTCCGGGCCGTCTCGGAAGGGCGCGCGCCTGTGCTTCGCCGTCCGGACGCGGTGCGGCCCTGGCAGCACGTGCTCGATCCGCTGGCCGGATACTTGCGGTTGGCGGAACGGTTGTACGCGGACGGCGGCGTCTATGCCGAAGCGTGGAACTTCGGGCCGGACAGCGGACGGACACTGACGGTGCGCGAGCTGGCCGAACGGCTGTGCGCCAGACTGGGGGCGCCTTCGGGACCCGTTATCATCGCGGACGGCGGTGCAGATGCGGGGCCGCACGAGGCGTCCGTGCTGAAGCTGGACAGCTCCAAGGCGCGGGCCCGTCTCGGCTGGCGGCCGGTGTGGCGCCCTTCGGAGATGCTTGAGAAGACGGCAGCGTGGTATGAAAGCTGGCTGGAAGGCGCTTCGATGAAGGACGTCTCGATGCGCCAGATCGCCGATTACGAGCAAGCGCTGCGGAGCCTGAGGGAAGGAGGAGAATCATGAGGGAGTCAACCGATTCGGTCTGCGCCACGACACCCGGAGATGCGCCTAGCCCCGCCGCTTCGCGGATCGGCCCGCCTCCGCCGGACCCCGCCGCAGCGTGCCGCGTATGCGGAAGCCCGGCGCTGAGCCGTGGGTCCACCTGCCGCAAATGCCGCTCACCGAGGAAATGAGGCGGCCCGGCGATCCCGCCGCCTCGTATCTGGCGGACATCGATGTATACGTCTGCGGGGACTGCGGCGTCTCCCAGACGGTCGGCAGCCTGGAGATGGGCGATTATTACGCCGATTACGGATACACGGTCGGCTCCTCGCGGCTGGCCTCCCGCTTCATGGAGCGGCTGGCGGCCGCGCTTCGCCGCCGCTACGGGTTGGCGGACGGCTTTAAGACGATCGAGATCGGCTCCGGCGACGGGACCCAGCTCGCTTGCTTCAAGCGCCACGGCGCCGACGTGTACGGAGTCGAGCCGTCCGCCGTCTTGTGCCGCGAAAGCCGGACGCGCGGCGTGCCCGTGCTGGAGGCGCTGTTCGGCCCCGGCACGGTCGACCGGCTCCCCGAGCCGTTCCGCGAAGCCGATGTGCTGCTCATGACCTACACATTCGACCATCTGCCGGACCCGGCCGACGCGCTGGCCGCCGCCCGCCGGACGCTGCATCCGCGGAGAGGGCTGCTCGTGCTGGAGGTGCACGATCTGGAGCAGATCGTGCGCCGGCGCGAATACTGCCTGTTCGAGCACGAGCATTACACGTACTGGACGGCGGCGACGCTGAAGGCCGCTCTCGCCCGCAGCGGCTTCCGGCTGCTGACCGCGAAGCTGCTGCCGGAGCGGGACCGGCGCGGCAACTCGCTGCTTGTCGTCGCCTCGCCATTCAGCGCCGGCTACCAGCCGGAGGACGATGCGGACGGCGAGCCGCCGGCCATCGATTACGCCGCGTTCCAGCAAGAGATGCGGCGGGGAATCGACGCGCTGGATGCGTTCGTCGAGACGGAGGCTGCGGCCGGGCGGCGAATCGCCGGCTACGGCGCCGGCGGGCGCGGGGTGATGACGATGGCCGCGATGCGGAGCGCCGGGCGGCTCGCGTACGTATGCGACGCCAACCCGGGGCTGCACGGCCGGATTGCGCCGAAATCCGGCGTTCCCGTCGCGGGCGTCGATCGGCTGGCGACCGATCCGGTCGATACGCTGCTGGTGTTCAGCTACGGCTATATGGAAGAGATCGCCGAGACGGTAGCCCGGCTGCCGAACGCGCCCGGACGAATCGTCTCCATGCTTGATGTGTTGAAGTGACGGATTCCGGATCGAGGGGGTGAAGGCATGGACGGGAACACGGTTAATCGAGGAGCCAAAGGGCTTGCGGCGGAAGCCGCCGTCGATGAGGCGTTGAAGACCGCATCCGAATCGCCGCGGCACGGCAGCCCGCACGAAGAAGCCGCGCTTCCGGCCGCAATCGTCACCGGCGCGACCGGATTCATCGGGGCGGCGTTATGCCGGGCGCTGCTTGCGCGGGGATGGCGCGTCTATGCGCTGGTTCGCCCGCGGACGGACCGGCGCTCGCGGCTGCCCGACCATCCGCAGCTCCGATGTTTCCATGGCTGCCTGGAAGACCCGGAGCCGTGGACGTCCGAGCTGCGGCGGCTGGCGGGCGAGGGCGAACGGTTCGCCGCGTTCTTCCACTTGGCCTGGCACGGCGTCGGCGGACAGGCGCGCAACGACTGCAGCCAGTTGGCCAATATCGCTTGGACGGTTCAGACGGTCGGCATCGCGGCCAAGCTCGGCTGCCGTCTCTGGATCGGAGCGGGCTCTCAGGCCGAATACGGCCGGCTTGAAGGCCGCGCCGACGAATCGCACCCCGAAGCGCCGACGACCCTGTACGGCCGGGCCAAGCTGGAAGCCGGCAGACAAGCGCTGGCCGCAGCCGCAGCCGCCGAGCTGACCGCCTGCTGGGTCCGCGTCTTCAGCGTCTACGGCCCGGATGACGATGAGGGCTGGTTCATTCCGGGGCTGGCCGCGCAATTGCTGGAGGGAGATACGCCCCGGATGACGCCGGGCTTGCAGCGCTGGGATTATCTGTACGTCGACGATGCGGCTTCGGCTTTCGCCGCGTTGGCGGAGGCCCCCGATCCGCCGTCCGGCGTCTACAACCTCGGCTCCGGCGAGAGCCGGACGATCCGCGACATCGCCGCCCTCGTCCGCGACGCCGCTGCTCCGGGTGCGGAGCTGCGGTTCGGCGCGCTGCCGTACCGCCGCGACCAGGTCATGCACCTCGAAGCCGACACGGCGAAGCTCGCCGCGACGGCCGGCTGGCAGCCCCGCGTTCCGCTGGCCGAAGGCATCGCCCGGACCGTGCGGGCGGAGCGGCAGCGCCTGGAGCGGAAGAAGCGCCTGTCCATCAAACGGTCGATCGTTACGATGGCGTACCGGTCCGGCTCCTCCCACGTCGGCACGGCGTTGTCTTGTGCGGATATCTTGTACGCCCTGTACTTCCGGGTCATGCGCATCGACCCTGGACGCCCGGACGCGCCGGAACGCGACAAGCTCGTGCTCAGCAAGGCGCACGGCAGCACGGCGCTGTATGCGACACTGGCCGAGCGCGGCTACTTCCCGCGCGAATGGCTGGACGAATACGCCGTCGACGGGGGACGGCTGCCCGGCCATCTCGACCGGGAGTCCGCGCCCGGCATCGACGCTTCCGCCGGCTCGCTCGGCCACGGCCTGCCGGTCGCTGTCGGATTGGCGCTGGCCGACCGGCTGGCGGGCCGGGACAGCCGCACCTTCGCCGTGCTCGGCGACGGCGAGTGCAACGAAGGCTCGGTGTGGGAGGCGGCGATGATGGCGTCGGCCTTGCGTCTCGGCGGCTTGACCGCCGTCGTGGATTGCAACGGCTGGCAAGGCTTCGGCCGGACCGAGGAGCTTCAACCGTTCGACCGGCTGCGGGAGCGGTGGTCTTCGTTCGGCTGGGAGACCGCAGTGGCGGACGGTCACGATATCGGGGCGCTGGCCGAGACGCTTGCGGCCCCATCGTCGACCGGCGCGCCGAAGGCCGTCCTCGCCCGGACGGTCAAGGGGTACGGCGTCGACTTCATGGCGGATACGCTGGAGTGGCACTACCGGTCGCCGAACGGCGAACAATGGCGGGAAGCGCTGCGGCAGCTCGGAGGCGACGCGAAATGAGGAACGCGTTCGTCCGATGCTTGACCGAGCGGGCGCGCACCGATCCCCGGTTGTTCGTCATCACCCCCGATCTCGGCTTCTCCGTCTGGGAGCCGTTCCGGGACGCATTCCCGGACCGGTTCCTGAATGCGGGCATCGCGGAGCAGAACGCCGTCGGGATGGCGGCCGGGCTCGCCTTGTCCGGCCATGTCGTCTACGTCTACAGCATTATTCCATTCGCCGTCATGCGCGCGTACGAGCAGATCCGCGTCGACGCCGCTTATATGAATCTGCCCGTCCGCATCGTCGGCGTCGGCGCAGGTCTCGCCTACGGCGGACAAGGCGCGACGCACCACGGGCTTGAAGACGTGGCGCTGATGCGCGCGCTCCCGAACATGACCGTCTGCTGCCCCGGCGATGCGACGGAGGCGCGGGAACTGACGCGGGCGAGCTTCGACCACCCCGGTCCGATGTACATTCGGCTCGGCAAGTCCGGGGAGCCGCCGGTGCATGACGAAGCCGCCCGCATTCCGCTCGGCGGAGCGATCGAGCTCGTCCGGGGCACGGAGGTCGCCGTTCTGGCCAGCGGCACCGCGCTGCCTCTCGCGGCGGAGTGGGTGCGGCGGCTGCGCGGCGAACCCCGTCCGGT
Proteins encoded in this window:
- a CDS encoding transketolase family protein, whose protein sequence is MRNAFVRCLTERARTDPRLFVITPDLGFSVWEPFRDAFPDRFLNAGIAEQNAVGMAAGLALSGHVVYVYSIIPFAVMRAYEQIRVDAAYMNLPVRIVGVGAGLAYGGQGATHHGLEDVALMRALPNMTVCCPGDATEARELTRASFDHPGPMYIRLGKSGEPPVHDEAARIPLGGAIELVRGTEVAVLASGTALPLAAEWVRRLRGEPRPVSAALASVPTLKPFPISAVRAYAERGMPIVTVEEHSIVGGLGSAAAEALAEAGFPVPLRRFGLPDRFCHEVGSRSYLLAAAGFHYQSFADTVRGVLKRR
- the rfbG gene encoding CDP-glucose 4,6-dehydratase is translated as MDGSSMWRGKTVLITGHTGFKGSWLSLWLTRLGAEVIGFSDGMPTSPAMHRLCGLEAEIRWLRSDVRDGGQVLAAMRESKPDIVFHLAAQPLVRASYADPAGTFAVNLMGTVNVLEAARRAGTARAVVLATSDKCYVNREWVHGYRESDQLGGRDPYSASKACAELAAEAYRLSYFGAGGGPAVATVRAGNVIGGGDYAPDRIVPDIVRAVSEGRAPVLRRPDAVRPWQHVLDPLAGYLRLAERLYADGGVYAEAWNFGPDSGRTLTVRELAERLCARLGAPSGPVIIADGGADAGPHEASVLKLDSSKARARLGWRPVWRPSEMLEKTAAWYESWLEGASMKDVSMRQIADYEQALRSLREGGES
- a CDS encoding NAD-dependent epimerase/dehydratase family protein; protein product: MDGNTVNRGAKGLAAEAAVDEALKTASESPRHGSPHEEAALPAAIVTGATGFIGAALCRALLARGWRVYALVRPRTDRRSRLPDHPQLRCFHGCLEDPEPWTSELRRLAGEGERFAAFFHLAWHGVGGQARNDCSQLANIAWTVQTVGIAAKLGCRLWIGAGSQAEYGRLEGRADESHPEAPTTLYGRAKLEAGRQALAAAAAAELTACWVRVFSVYGPDDDEGWFIPGLAAQLLEGDTPRMTPGLQRWDYLYVDDAASAFAALAEAPDPPSGVYNLGSGESRTIRDIAALVRDAAAPGAELRFGALPYRRDQVMHLEADTAKLAATAGWQPRVPLAEGIARTVRAERQRLERKKRLSIKRSIVTMAYRSGSSHVGTALSCADILYALYFRVMRIDPGRPDAPERDKLVLSKAHGSTALYATLAERGYFPREWLDEYAVDGGRLPGHLDRESAPGIDASAGSLGHGLPVAVGLALADRLAGRDSRTFAVLGDGECNEGSVWEAAMMASALRLGGLTAVVDCNGWQGFGRTEELQPFDRLRERWSSFGWETAVADGHDIGALAETLAAPSSTGAPKAVLARTVKGYGVDFMADTLEWHYRSPNGEQWREALRQLGGDAK
- a CDS encoding methyltransferase domain-containing protein, which codes for MRKPGAEPWVHLPQMPLTEEMRRPGDPAASYLADIDVYVCGDCGVSQTVGSLEMGDYYADYGYTVGSSRLASRFMERLAAALRRRYGLADGFKTIEIGSGDGTQLACFKRHGADVYGVEPSAVLCRESRTRGVPVLEALFGPGTVDRLPEPFREADVLLMTYTFDHLPDPADALAAARRTLHPRRGLLVLEVHDLEQIVRRREYCLFEHEHYTYWTAATLKAALARSGFRLLTAKLLPERDRRGNSLLVVASPFSAGYQPEDDADGEPPAIDYAAFQQEMRRGIDALDAFVETEAAAGRRIAGYGAGGRGVMTMAAMRSAGRLAYVCDANPGLHGRIAPKSGVPVAGVDRLATDPVDTLLVFSYGYMEEIAETVARLPNAPGRIVSMLDVLK